Within Candidatus Polarisedimenticolia bacterium, the genomic segment AAGCGACGCCGCGGCAGCCAGACAGATTGCCAAGTGCCGAATGACGAGGGCTGTATCCATCCTGCGAAGGGCCGAGAGGATTCCACTCATAGGCCAGCCACACTCCGGCCGGGTTGGGGAAGCACCCCCTCGCGCGCTAACCCAAACCTGTTGCGGTTTTATCCCCGAGAGAACTGTTCAAACTCTTACGCAACTCTGGCGGGCGAGTCAAGGGGAATTTCTCGACATTTGGCTCGACATCGCCGCCGATGCTGTCCATGAATATAGCGATGCTGCTGCAGCAATGCTCGGGGAGACGTGTCAAGCCGTCGAGGCCCCTTCTATTCCCGCTCAAACGTGGAGAGAAGCCTCGAGGAGAACTCCCAGTTACCGCCATGCACCTCATTGAGGATGCACATCGAGACGGTCGCCAGACGCACCAGACCCTCAATTCGCAGGAGGCGGGATGGCGATGATCTCCGGAACCGCGGGCTTCTCCTTCCCCCTCTGCAATTCCGTCAGACTGCGCTCCACTTGCCGGATCCATCGGGGATCCTGGAAGATCAACCGGCCTCGGCGAAGAAGACGGGCCGCTTCTCGGTTCTTCCCCTCCATTCGAAGGAGCTCTGAGAGCCTGAACCAAGCCTCGGGGTCCAACGAGCCTTCGGAGACGGCTGAGCCGTATTCCTTCCTCGCCTTCTCCAGCGCGCCGCGATCGTAGAAATAGCCTCCGAGTTTCACGTGAGTCTTCTGGTGGAGTGGATTCGCGTTCCGGGAATGAACCCACCTCGATGCGCCGAAAGCTGCGGCGGCCACGGCAAGAACGCAGGCGCCGAGCACCAAAGGCCGAAGCTTTGGAGACGTGGAAGGGGCGGGAGCCAGTGCTCCGGGGGTTTCGCCGACGCTTCCTTTCGGGGACGCCGCTCCATTCCAGAAGGCCGTCACCAGCAGGAGGATAAAGGGACCTGCTTGCAGGGGAACGACATAGAGAACGTACCAGAGGCACTCGACGACGTTGAACTCCCATGGGAGTAGCAGGAGCATCCCCTGCTCCTCGAAGAGAGTCTTGGCCGTGCGGAGCTGGATCGCCAGAACCGCAGAAATGAAATCCAAGAGAAGGACCGACACCAGGATCGAGCCAAACCCGAGGATGCGACGCCGAAGCCCAATTCGCATGGAGAGCAGGAAAAGGACCAGCACCAGAACGAGGTGGGAATGCTGATTCTGGATTTGCCATTCCTCGGTGCCAGGAAGCTCGGAGAAATGACTCATCCATCCGAGGACACGATCGCCCTGGGCTCCCAGAAAGTCCAGATAGTGCCGCTGAATACGGGAGCCGCTCCAGAGAGGATAGACAGCCAAGTAGATACAGAAAGCAATAAGCGCACGGCACAGCTCCCGTCCGAAGGGAAAGGAAGCGAAGCTATGCACCATCTCCGGTCGGAGTTTCGGATGCACTGCTGGCAAGGAACCTCCCCCAGCCGAGGAAGATGCCGAAGGAAAGGAGCGCAATGAGCGTCTGCCAGACGTAGACGTGGAAGAATTCCAAGGATTCCGGGTGGTATCGAGCGACGTAAAACAGGTTGACGAGCCGGACGAGATTCAAGCCGAACACCCCGACCGCAGCCATCACCAGTCCGATGAGCCGGCGAGTCCAGGGCGCGGGGAAAGCGAGAATGGCCGAGGCGCAGAGCACCAGCGCGTGAACCCCGTTGCACCCCGGCTTCACCGAGACGCTCCCGGACTCCGTCTTGACCACGGTTCCGGCCGCTTGCAAGCTTGCCCCTCCCCAGCGCGAGAGCTCCACGGCCCATCGAGCGTTCAGGGCGGTCCAGGGCTCGACGAACCACTCCTTGACAGGCGGCAGGAGAAGGAGCAGATTGCCGGCCAACAGATACAGGGCGAAGAGGAAAACAAATCGTCGCACGAGGGCCCCGCGCTCGCCAGCTCGTGATGGTTGAGATGAATTGAGGTCAGAGCTGAACTCTTTGTACCGCACCCTCCTTCGAGTTGCAAGCGGATCTTTCAAGACGGCCGGACGAATCATCTTCCGGGTAGTGGTGGAACCCTGGAAGATCGCGGCTGGCGAGTTTCTCGATGCCCTCGATGCGGCGCTTTTCTCAGGGAGACGGCTGGCGGGACTTCTCTTCTTCACGGCGGGTTGCTGGGTGCTCTACGTTCCGCTCCATGAGCTGCTTCATGCCTTGGGCGCGATCGCGAGCGGCGGGAGCGTCCAGGAACTGCAGATCCAGTCTCTGTACGGTGGCCGAATTCTGGAAAGGATCTTCCCTTTCGTTCGCTCGGGCGGCAAGTATGCCGGCCGGCTGACACGCTTCGACACGAACGGATCGGATCTCGTCTATCTTGCCATCGATCTCGCTCCTTTCGTTCCGACAGCCCTCGCAGCCTCGACCCTCCTCAGAATCGCCAGGGCGCGAAAAAGCATCGTTCTTCTCGCTCCAGGCACGATGCTCGTTGTTGCGCCGCTTCTCTCGCTGACGGGGGACCTGTACGAGGCGGGATCCGTTCTCCTCACCGCGCTCGCCCTGCCTCCGGCAGGTTTCCTAGTGGATCGAGACCGCTGGATGGCCCTGCGCTCCGACGATCTCGTCGCTCTCCTGGGCGAATTTACGGCCCGGTTCCCGACGCACCGGGTGTTGTTCGGGACCGCGGTCACGATCTCCGCCCTGCTTGGGATGGCCGTCGGGGGACTGATCCTGCACCTGAGCGCGTTGCTCGCCGATCGGTGGACGCGAGGGACCACCCAGATCGCCCGCGACGCTGCAAGTTGAGCGGGGGGGCGCAAAACGCTCCACCGTTCCAACGACCCGGAAAGCACTAAAAACACTTGCATCGACATTCTGCGCCTCAAAGGTATGGCGCATTCTGCACCCATGTCCATTTGATACTAACGAGTATTTCCCGCCTGAGTAAGCTTGCATTCTGCGGGTTCTGAAATACTTGTCGAAATCTCTTCGAGAAAAAGCATCTGGCATCCGGATTGCGAGAGGGCGAATCGCTCTCTCTCACAATCAGATCCATTCGGCACGGCTTGTCCACGAGGAGGAACAAGAAATGCGTGACTTGTCCAAGCTGCTCCTGCTGTCGGTCCTATCGTTGCTGATTTCCACGAACCTGCGCGCCGCTTCCAACGAGTTACCGGACAGCGCACTCGGCTGCGGGCCGGTCACAAATCTCTCGAATTTCCCCACTCCTCCTGCTTTCAGGCAACTGTTCTCGGCGGTGCGTTTTACCAAGGCCGGAAAAGATTTCTACTTCACCCCCGTTACGTCGTTGGCAGCCGGCTTCGGTGGTGAGGTCAAAGAGGCTCCCTGTGATACGGGCGAGGCACTTGCCACACAGGCCGTCAACAACTACTGCCGCAAGGCCTTCCTCCTAGACTGCCCCAATGCCAATGGTTCTGGACCATGCGCCGATAACGAACTGACGACCAACCCTCTCGACCCTCAGTTCCTGTTCTCGAAACACAAGTTTAGAGTGAGCACGGGTCCGGGGAGAAGCACGGTCGG encodes:
- the xrtH gene encoding exosortase H, with the protein product MRRFVFLFALYLLAGNLLLLLPPVKEWFVEPWTALNARWAVELSRWGGASLQAAGTVVKTESGSVSVKPGCNGVHALVLCASAILAFPAPWTRRLIGLVMAAVGVFGLNLVRLVNLFYVARYHPESLEFFHVYVWQTLIALLSFGIFLGWGRFLASSASETPTGDGA